Within Crassostrea angulata isolate pt1a10 chromosome 2, ASM2561291v2, whole genome shotgun sequence, the genomic segment taaaaattcacTGTATATATTTGCTCAAATGATTTGTGATTACCAGGCATGAGCCTCGTCAAACAAAAAAGTGTTGAACATTTTAGGATTATATTAGCAAGAAATTGGATTACGGCATGGAGTAAGTAGTTACTTCAGGCAGGAAAATAAAAGAAGTCATTGAAATGGCTCAGTAGTTCATCCTCGGtgaaaccattttaacaagagcttggagtTTGGGTGTAgatgtcaaacagcaatgtgacgtaggcctgtctatttcagtTGCAAAGCATCTggcatggctctttgaaatcaacaatatttgtCTGGCCTTTACGCAAACTGTGCGTACCAgcgttttgtttttgaaacttGTTATGGTGAGAGATATAGATAAGTGTTTCCTTACACAGCCAATTGTGCCTCACGTGAAATTCACGTGAAATGAGCTTCACGTGAATTTCACGTTAAGCTTCACGTGAAATACACGTGAATTTTACGTGAATTTCACGTGAGGTGAATTTCACGTGAATTTGTTCACGTTAATTTCACGTGAATGTGTTTCACGTGAATTTAACGTGAAAATTTCACACATTTTTCACTAAAATTTCACGTGAAAACAGTTTCACGTGAAATTCACGTGAAAAATTTAcattacatattaaagttaaaccaaatgacaatattttgacaCAGTTTGAAGTAAATTTCCATTATAAgtaaattaatttatcaatacAAGATTTCacatttgaattaaataaaagaacttttgatttttcaatattgACCTGTAATTTTGATTTAGAACAATATGTTTCAAGGGTGAACTGTTTCAAGAATATTGAAACAGTTATGTAAACCCATTTTTGCTTTCAGGTAGTAATACAATATCATCATCATATAATAAAgagtttacatgtataacaataatagaaatacaaacctatttaacatgtataaaaagaACAGAAATACAAACCTTTTTTATAACAAGAATAGAAATACAAACTTATTTAGATTAGAAAAGGTGCTTTATACACAATAAAGGCACACAAAACTGCTAATGCTATTCTATTGTAAAACTTTACAAGTGATAAGTGAACATTTCAAAGCAGAATGACTACAAATCAAAAATAACACTAGTTAgataattttccaaaaaataaggCAAGAATCTTTTGCTGTTGTCATATGTAAACATTACTGACAAAACTCAttggttttctttgaaaaatgtcatTATAATGAGATTTTTGCTGTagcaaatttttctttaatttatctatttattaataCAATGTTATTCCAAttggtaaattttaaaaaaaaatcatttacaagacttggaatattcatttaaaagtaCCTAGCATTAATCTGCATTTGAACTAACTGTATCGATCTGCACCAACAATTATAATTGTAGCTTATCGGGTAGTTTGGAAATTCTAAATCTGTTAATAATGTAACCATTGTGATTGCTGTGCTTTAGAGATTTTTCATTGTGATTCTCTACAACTCTGCAGCCACCTCGTTTGCAGTCATGAATAACATGAACAACATGCCGAATGTGGCATGTTTTCTTAATGTGAGTCTCATTTGTTAACTGCACCACTTGGTTGCAACTTGTAAAGGAAATGttgcacactttcaaaaaagCTATCTCGTGTTCTGCTGTCTTGGTCTTTATACGTAGAAGCTTCTGAATCACTCCAATCCTGTCCTGAAACAAATATCGGAATATACATTACATACAATACCCTTAGTTCCTACATTATAactacattattatatttttgtgataTGCTATTTCATTTGctaatttaaaaagttaacgcttatataaaccttttttaatGATGTCACAATATCtctgtttaaaaaacatatcAACCTACATGATGTTATGTTttgttacatttacatttgGTACTGTTATTGCAGTTTATGATAAGAATCCGAGTTGGCCATAAAGCTCAATATAGCTATATGGTTTTCATTAAAAGTTGTATGTACAAAACCATTCTCCATTTGATGTAGACAATGtatcaacaaataaaatcaatttaatactttaaaaaacaagaggccaataggccttaatggtcacctgagtagcatataacccatacccAAACTTGTCTAGGAGTCtgatatatgcatttaattaagtttcattatgaagtaaaaaaaattataaatttgtaataacGGCCATCTCCCTGCCTGAAATATtctttcaaaaaggactatgaaacctataattttagcgaaaaacttaaagatcataatagagtgcatgacctgattttaaaaagttgcaagCCTCTGACAGAAAATAATAATcccatatttgttaacttttaggataggttttatgtgtatatgttCTCATGGATAATCTACATGTAAAACAAGGTGGttagtatacatgttttatcTAAAACAACCTCCCATCCCCCATCCCCAGGGGCAGACAGAAGCTCTCCCTGTGGGCATTtagacaaaaaacaaataaacagctttaaaaatcatcatgaGTTACTCACTTCTCCTGTGGTAGACCCATAAATTTCATAAATGAGATTCCTCTTatcatagagatgcttcacaccaaaaatggtaacgattggccttgtagtttttaagaagaagttaaaaatgtaaaattgttaacccACGACAGAAGTCATGCatgacgacggacgaaaacagatagcaatacgtcacctgagtttactcaggtgacctagaaatgaattcattatattcattatatccatatttgttatattatctATACTTAATTAAAAGTTACCTTTACAGTTTCTGAATATAAGACAAAGCTTTGAATGCCTGCATAATCTCCTTCGCTTGTTATGCATCCTAGGCAGCTGTATAGTTTTGCATCTTTAGCAATATCAGTGTCAATGGCAACAGATATTGTGAGCAACTCCAACTCTTCCAGTAGATTGGGGTTACCCTGTTTAATGCAGATGAAGCAATATATAAAACCCTCAAAGacaaacaaaatttcatttttagagTTAATACAATTCATTCCTTTAATTAAGACAGATTCatgtacattaattattttttcataaaattttcgtcAACCATCAGCTATTATGATGTAGAGTTTGGTATATATGCCTTTTTCAACTCTGATTTCGAGCCTAGCGGCTCTCATGCTGAATATACAGTGGCATTGGGCTAATAAGGAATGCGATATAAAAACTATGGCCAGGTAATAATCTATACATTTATTCTTAACCTATAAtcattaattatatatgtacttGCCATTGGTTTCCTTGAAGAAGTTCTGGTCACGTTCCGCAGCTCCCcagctttaaaattttcattttggtcAGGGACTCCAAGAAAAGACTTGATTTTCTTGTCATTTCCATATGACAGCACAAAACTGCTAGCTTGTTTCCtgcaagataatttttttatcagttgTTTAGTCGATCAATATGCGGGGGAAAAAATGTATCTATcatgtaataaatttttgatatttacacTTCATTTCCATGAGCTAATGGTTTGACATAACTATACATAACAGATAAATATTGCTTGAACATATAACATTTCATTAGATTTAAATTGCGTATggaactgaaaaaaattactgatatttacataaattaaacaataaaattgttACCATGTATCATTCAAATGCAAGAAACCTCCAGACACCACATGTTTTGTCAATTCTGACTTTGCAAATTGGATGACCGTATCCCTTGACCTTTGATGGCCGTTCTGATGACGAATACTCTCTCTTATTGATTTGTGGTTTTTTTCAAACACGTCTTCAGTGAAATGAAGAGGATGGCCATGCCTTATTATGTCATCAGACTGCAATTATCAAACAAGATCAGACAATCTAACATTTAAGTACAAGCATGTATGATTTACCATATGGTAACTTACAAGATATAATATATGTGCCATgaatttacattatatatatatatccgtcCTATTATCCTTTATTGAAAGTATTTTGCCACATTCATAGTTAACCATCTATATATCTGCTTGAAATTAATGTGCCTTTCCTTGCAGTATTTAATATATGGTATATGTGTTACATTCAGAATTGAGTCATTTATTAGTGATACTCTCTCAGGTACACATCAATTGGCTGAGATACTGTGTACTTAGAACATTTATCAATAGTCCATTTTCGAGTTACCGTATTCCGGCAAGATTCTAACATTTAGTTTGTACTCGATGCGGGCATGTCAACATCCGGTTTCGCCAAAATGACTTTCGAAAGTCTCAAAGTGCCACAATTAAAGCGTTTTTTACAGAATCGCGGAGTTACATGTCACTTTTACAGAAGAGATCACCTTTTAAGGCTGTGCAAACTTGCTGAGGAATTAAAATTGGAAGTTTTAAACGACGAATTAGGTAATGTATcggaattttaaaaatgcagtcACTTTGAACAAGTTGAAATCGTCACACTAAATACAATACATAAACCTTACGGTTAAACCTTTCGAATGTAAAATGGTTAGGTCTATAATGAACTTCATTACATCATATTTATTGATGATTAAAAGTTCAATATCTAGCCAATTTATGCACGTTACGCACAAGGGCCTATCACAAAGTTTTTCAAACAGTTATATCtaccacctctatacaataaaatacaataatacaCACAAGGGCTCGTCACAaagtttttcaaccttttatatctaccacctctacacaataaaatacaatgtattttaaattcctAGACGAGTTGCAAAGTGGAAGTACTGAGAAGGATATTTTGCCAATAGGAGATGTTACAAAGTGGTCAGTAAATTTGGCAACATTACCATCAGTTGAGTCATGTGACGTCATGGTGTATCTCTTGAATGATTGCGGTTGGGAAGCTTCACGATTAACATCCTACAGAAAGGATAATGGTTACAAGTTACACAGAGACAACCACATCAGTGATGTAACTATTGCGGAGGTATCTGATTCTTCACCATACTTTTATGTGAAGGCATGCTGTGTACCAGAAACAAGGCAGACTGAGGCCCCATATGTCACTTGGGTACTCTTGAGAACTAACGGACAGATATTTGGTGGTGGTTGTTCTTGTGTTGTGTAAGCAAGTTTtgtttatctgtattttgtgcATGACATTATGATAATCATGTAAGAGTTATAGATTGTGCATTTATTTTCCTTTCATTAATAGCATTttcagacattttttttctcatttttgtgtTGCAACTGAGAGAAGTACTTAAGAGGCTCTTAATTTAAATGGGTCATTTTTGTACTTTAATCGTTGACTTCACATTCATACATCACCTATCATCTACCCCAGTGCTGGCAACTTGGCGGTAACCATTTTAATGTAACCAGCCATTCATCTGGTATGAATCTGGTATGGTTTATCatcttcattttatcatatcatTCAGTCATCcaattcatttgaatttgtttgataagaacaatataaatgatttacttgataatattttgcattttcctTTTCAGAGGTAATGGGACATGTAAACACTGTGTTGCCCTATTGTTCTCCCTGGTGAGCTTTAGTGATAGGCACAAGGATCGCTATTCCGAGGCATGTACTGACACTGTGTGTATGTGGGACAAGCCGAAGAAGACATCTGAGCCAATGGAGATAGACAACATTgatttgcagaaaaatacaacCACTGACAAAAAAGTTATgccaactcccaaaaattactCCCCTTGTGGTGAAATCAATTTAAGGGAGGTTGAGAAAAATGTATTTACTCTGTTTAAATCAAGCAACTCATTACTTTTACAAGTTTTAGATCCTCCAAGTGATGACAGCTCTTCTGATGAAATGGATATTCCTACACTAAAAACTGCTTTACAAACACTGTCACTTAAATGTTCCATATTagaacatttaaaaatgatttacacaTCAGATGTTGTACTAGAAATAGAAAAGATTACTAGAGGTCAGTCCGACAACACTGCCTGGTTCGAACATAGATATGGCAGGATTACAGCATCACTTTTTCCTTCTGTCATGCATTTTAAATTTACCGACAATCCTGAAAATTATATCTTGAAGAAAATACTTAGCTCTTCTGTAGATAGTTCTCATTCTCTTGTACCTTCCCTTGCATTTGGTAAAAAGTATGAACCTGTAGCCAGACAACAGTACtttgaaaaacacaaaaaatcacACAAGAATTTAAAAGTAGATCAATGTGGTTTGTTTGTTAGTGAACAATATCCTTTTATGGGAGCTTCACCAGATGGAAGAGTTTCTTGCAAATGTTGTGGAGTGGGGCTCCTTGAGGTTAAATGTAGTTTTACGTATCAAAATGTCGAACCCTTAGAGGCCTGTAAAGATGATCATTACCATCTTTACATTGATGAAAACAATGATGTTCGGTTAAAGCATACTTCACCATGGTATGTTCAAATTCAGGGGCAAATGGGAATTTGCAAATCCTTATGGtgtgattttgttttctttacaagAAGGGGAATTATTATTGACAGAATAAATTTTGATGGTGATatgttttttgacattgttcagaaatgcaacaaattttttgataaatacgTTGTAAACTCACTGTTGCATTAAATGTAACTTCCTGATTGTAGTCAATCATTTGATCAACTCTCATAAAGTTCAATTCATAATGTTTTATGTACCAATTTGCATAAAAACACTAAGGTcatgtttattgaaaatatgttatatttattgttCTTTTAAGCAAATTTTTATGGTGTTTGGCTGTTTTCATTTGTCTATACAATCAATTTCTGGCCAATGAGATTTcgttagaaaaaataaaaacaatgtgtaaCATTCTGTAACAtgagtaaattttcatttaagatGCATACAACTTGCACTCATCAGGTATACAATGAACTATCGGTATCTTGTTACATGTTATGTCACTAAAAGTTCCTGATAATTGCTTTAAAAATCACACATTGAGCAATAGTTTCAACTGATACaatcattttttcacttttcattTCACTAAAGGTTCCTGACAGTTGCTTAAAAAGGCACACACTTTTACAATTTGGTTACACAGAGGTTTTATTTTCAGTGGAATAGTGTGAGATAAAATTTTGTAGTTCTTTAATCTACCTATTGCTCGTTCCACATGGATACGAAgctttgcaattttttttgttttcaaaacatcaTGTGCAGTGAGATGTTTACCTTTCCCCCATGAACACTTTTTGGTAAATGGTGGTATATTCAATGTAGCCCTTCTTTCTAACAGTAAATCTCTTATCAAAAAGCCCCTATCTGCCATCACTTCATCACCAGGTTTTACCATATCTAAAAATCCACAGTGTTCAGTTATGTACCTGTCTGACACATTTCCACCCCAAAGATTTGAAATGAACATGAAAGCTCCCGAAGGAGTAACAGCAACTAAAGCTTTAAAGGTATTTTTCTGCTTATAAGAACTGTATGTTCTAGACTGTGCTGTTGGGGTGGAAGGCCgttcaataaaaaattcagTACAATCAATTATGCAAGTTGTTTTGGGAAAaactgatttaaaacattttggcAAAAACTTTTTCATACATTTAGCAGATGGTCTTTTCAAAAGAGGTGAAAACACAACATTCATATAATTAATCCAGGTAACAAAAATTTGTGACACTCTAGTGCATGAAATCCCAAAAATATCTGCTATGACAAAAGTTGGTAAAGCTAATCTAAGTCTTAACAGTGTTATAAGGAATTCGTGAAAACGTGTCAgcttcctgtttggtccagtcTTCTTGGAGGGATTCTCTGGTGTTGCATTGTATACTCCTGACCCACCTTTCCAGTAAGCCAGCGTTGGTGTAAGATTGTCAAGGATGGCtgcaaaagtaataaaaaactattagtaagttaaaaatattaatcataCTTAAGCTTGTAGCACCAATTTGTccataaaatattgttattataattTGAGGCACTATTTCTCATACACATCATTATTGGTTTGTAAATATAGATAtagtcaaaattttattttattacatgtacttatattgtGTATTAAGCATTATTCATACCAAAGATTCCAAATAGAGTAACGACCGATGGCAATCCGAAGTAACTCTTGACAGAACTATCACTGTCTGTCATCTTGTCCACAAGCAAGTATCGCTTCAGATCATCCTTGTCCCTAAAGGTCTCCCTCAGTTGCAGCAGTTCAGCTTCAGA encodes:
- the LOC128170877 gene encoding uncharacterized protein LOC128170877 isoform X2; this encodes MSTSGFAKMTFESLKVPQLKRFLQNRGVTCHFYRRDHLLRLCKLAEELKLEVLNDELDELQSGSTEKDILPIGDVTKWSVNLATLPSVESCDVMVYLLNDCGWEASRLTSYRKDNGYKLHRDNHISDVTIAER
- the LOC128170878 gene encoding uncharacterized protein LOC128170878 isoform X1, encoding MPRYYCVAEGCSSDSRKKGRYGFMADVEFFPFPSSKHPKVRRKWLELLRRRDFEPSRHDRICSMHFVDGQPTQDHPYPELFRYNNFKCSLGNRGTSSIEKRSLQQAANNNNKVTSDQENEHRPTQATATDILLVDEDDAYREQLFPFPVNKEITVQSIPAVEPTATPSDHDYCSYGNEKAQPQTCNAECQTNLTLQDMEKSEAELLQLRETFRDKDDLKRYLLVDKMTDSDSSVKSYFGLPSVVTLFGIFAILDNLTPTLAYWKGGSGVYNATPENPSKKTGPNRKLTRFHEFLITLLRLRLALPTFVIADIFGISCTRVSQIFVTWINYMNVVFSPLLKRPSAKCMKKFLPKCFKSVFPKTTCIIDCTEFFIERPSTPTAQSRTYSSYKQKNTFKALVAVTPSGAFMFISNLWGGNVSDRYITEHCGFLDMVKPGDEVMADRGFLIRDLLLERRATLNIPPFTKKCSWGKGKHLTAHDVLKTKKIAKLRIHVERAIGRLKNYKILSHTIPLKIKPLCNQIVKVCAFLSNCQEPLVK
- the LOC128170877 gene encoding uncharacterized protein LOC128170877 isoform X1, whose product is MSTSGFAKMTFESLKVPQLKRFLQNRGVTCHFYRRDHLLRLCKLAEELKLEVLNDELDELQSGSTEKDILPIGDVTKWSVNLATLPSVESCDVMVYLLNDCGWEASRLTSYRKDNGYKLHRDNHISDVTIAEVSDSSPYFYVKACCVPETRQTEAPYVTWVLLRTNGQIFGGGCSCVVGNGTCKHCVALLFSLVSFSDRHKDRYSEACTDTVCMWDKPKKTSEPMEIDNIDLQKNTTTDKKVMPTPKNYSPCGEINLREVEKNVFTLFKSSNSLLLQVLDPPSDDSSSDEMDIPTLKTALQTLSLKCSILEHLKMIYTSDVVLEIEKITRGQSDNTAWFEHRYGRITASLFPSVMHFKFTDNPENYILKKILSSSVDSSHSLVPSLAFGKKYEPVARQQYFEKHKKSHKNLKVDQCGLFVSEQYPFMGASPDGRVSCKCCGVGLLEVKCSFTYQNVEPLEACKDDHYHLYIDENNDVRLKHTSPWYVQIQGQMGICKSLWCDFVFFTRRGIIIDRINFDGDMFFDIVQKCNKFFDKYVVNSLLH